From Rudanella lutea DSM 19387, a single genomic window includes:
- a CDS encoding alpha-amylase family glycosyl hydrolase, producing the protein MRNHLLSLCCLLAFALQAVAQSTPQIMFQGWYWDYPKTGQSTTGPSGVSFNWSDTLRLKAPALSQAGFTHVWYPPFAGNGNRSGGYDPRDLFVGPSQTSLGTLPEIKSMVNSLTAVGITPVADMVYNHRDAGDLETNPAVKDYITTFASGNNPSCGFKRPFPSDRYRMVIPIGGSAAEGAGTYYIKMRSRGNIFNGAKYAFHATTNKIGGSRWSPVVTPDVDLTTSADVFQYSAQLGRNYLNRIDGNGDLDEFAVTVTTNDFNAAGDLLIIQAINYDSEYSDHLPIDIFYVPANGGGAYNVADFTNPFGAGYKLQFQTYTNFGNMPSGRGALDWNGFRPHFTSSSPAGWSQTTCLGPQWSMQSLDYFYDYDHNIPATKDLLVDWTKWAFDDLGSKGLRVDAVKHFEPSFMRTMLEEMRASGRTPNLVVGEWYGNNRAELKGWVDAVYSGMNTDTRNNVQVRVFDFALRDALKQALDNGADPRNAYFNSLRFATDGNSFGSGNNIVTFLNNHDFRSDNPTFGDALVHNNPDLGYAWILTNNQLGVPAVFYPDYYGYPARNTTYGNDVIGFNYHPVGLPALKPAIDKLIQVHKKYITGSTSMDLLNHFGGSNTAPAPNNYIQSSPNKVLIYQLNASGSVGGKEVLVAINFDNQPLRVDHQIAVRNGIQTGTRFGDVLGRSAFPFAVVDGQNRVYMELPAKSYSVWVQDAAPLSVTLASTTVCAGESNTLTAAVSGGTAPYQYQFSAGTVAVPGSSSIATASTAGVYSVTVTDALGLSATATVSATVLQPAFAAAPTLSQTLVSGGQSLTLSYMANNAPGSCAFAANGPFWAEIASNSSFPTSTTLTPVTADATQMVVALPASLNAGELYYLRVGYGQAVYSPAASLVVSTTLTIVANQTVVCPGGQVQLDASGCPAPNVVVWSTGQSGPSIIVNPATTTTISASCVSATNARMASPNTANGSLPTGNQGAAEQAFPKKPTASPNNRQSQPK; encoded by the coding sequence ATGCGAAACCATTTACTCAGCCTTTGTTGCCTGCTCGCATTCGCCCTTCAGGCCGTCGCGCAGTCGACACCGCAGATTATGTTTCAGGGTTGGTACTGGGACTATCCCAAAACGGGTCAGAGTACCACCGGCCCATCGGGCGTTTCGTTTAACTGGTCGGATACACTCCGGCTCAAAGCCCCCGCCCTGAGTCAGGCCGGCTTCACCCACGTATGGTACCCGCCCTTTGCCGGCAACGGCAACCGGAGTGGTGGCTACGACCCGCGCGACCTGTTTGTGGGCCCCTCGCAAACCTCCCTCGGCACCCTTCCCGAAATCAAAAGCATGGTCAACTCGCTAACCGCCGTGGGCATCACACCCGTAGCCGACATGGTGTACAACCACCGCGACGCGGGCGATCTGGAAACCAACCCCGCCGTAAAAGATTACATCACCACCTTTGCGAGCGGCAACAACCCCAGTTGCGGGTTCAAGCGCCCTTTTCCGTCGGATCGGTACCGAATGGTCATTCCGATTGGCGGCTCGGCAGCCGAGGGTGCCGGCACGTACTACATCAAAATGCGGTCGCGGGGAAATATTTTCAACGGCGCCAAGTACGCGTTTCATGCCACGACCAACAAAATCGGCGGGTCGCGGTGGAGTCCGGTTGTGACGCCCGACGTTGACCTGACCACCTCGGCCGACGTATTTCAGTACTCAGCCCAGCTGGGCCGGAACTACCTCAACCGGATCGACGGAAACGGCGACCTCGATGAATTTGCCGTGACCGTGACCACCAACGATTTCAATGCGGCCGGTGACCTGCTTATTATTCAGGCTATCAACTACGACAGCGAATACTCCGACCACCTGCCTATTGATATTTTCTACGTCCCGGCCAATGGTGGGGGGGCTTACAACGTAGCCGATTTCACCAATCCGTTTGGTGCAGGGTACAAACTCCAGTTTCAGACCTACACCAACTTTGGCAACATGCCCAGCGGGCGGGGAGCTCTCGACTGGAACGGTTTCCGGCCGCACTTCACCAGCAGCAGCCCGGCGGGATGGTCGCAAACCACCTGCCTGGGGCCGCAGTGGTCTATGCAGAGTCTGGATTATTTCTACGATTACGACCACAACATCCCGGCGACCAAAGACCTGCTGGTCGACTGGACGAAGTGGGCCTTCGACGATTTAGGATCAAAGGGCCTTCGTGTCGATGCTGTCAAACATTTTGAGCCCTCGTTTATGCGCACCATGCTTGAAGAAATGCGCGCCAGTGGCCGAACGCCCAACCTGGTGGTGGGTGAGTGGTACGGCAACAACCGCGCTGAGCTGAAAGGCTGGGTTGATGCGGTGTACAGCGGCATGAATACCGATACTCGCAACAACGTACAGGTGCGGGTGTTCGACTTTGCCCTGCGCGACGCCCTCAAGCAGGCCCTCGACAACGGAGCCGACCCGCGTAATGCGTACTTCAACAGCCTCCGCTTTGCCACCGATGGCAACAGCTTTGGATCGGGCAACAACATTGTGACGTTTCTGAACAACCACGATTTCCGCAGCGACAACCCCACGTTTGGCGATGCCCTCGTGCACAACAACCCCGACCTGGGCTACGCCTGGATTCTGACCAATAACCAGTTGGGCGTACCGGCCGTTTTCTACCCCGACTATTACGGTTACCCAGCCCGCAATACCACCTATGGTAACGATGTGATCGGGTTTAATTACCACCCCGTGGGGCTACCGGCTCTCAAACCCGCTATCGACAAGCTGATTCAGGTCCACAAAAAATACATAACCGGTTCCACGAGCATGGACCTGCTCAACCATTTTGGCGGTAGCAACACAGCCCCGGCTCCGAACAACTATATTCAGAGCAGTCCGAACAAGGTTTTGATTTACCAGTTGAATGCCTCAGGTTCTGTGGGCGGCAAAGAGGTGCTCGTGGCTATTAACTTCGACAACCAGCCTTTGCGGGTCGATCATCAGATTGCCGTCCGCAACGGAATCCAGACCGGCACCCGTTTCGGCGATGTGCTGGGGCGCTCGGCTTTCCCGTTTGCCGTAGTCGACGGACAAAACCGGGTCTACATGGAGCTACCCGCCAAGAGCTATTCTGTTTGGGTGCAGGATGCCGCACCACTGTCGGTAACCTTGGCCAGCACCACCGTTTGTGCGGGCGAATCCAATACGCTCACCGCTGCAGTTTCCGGCGGAACGGCTCCTTATCAATATCAATTTTCGGCGGGTACGGTAGCCGTTCCGGGCAGCAGCAGTATAGCTACGGCCAGTACGGCCGGGGTGTACTCCGTAACCGTTACCGACGCCCTCGGCCTATCGGCAACGGCAACCGTGAGCGCCACGGTTTTGCAGCCAGCTTTTGCTGCGGCACCTACCCTGTCGCAAACACTGGTGTCGGGTGGGCAATCGCTCACGCTATCGTACATGGCCAATAACGCACCGGGCAGTTGCGCGTTTGCCGCCAATGGACCATTCTGGGCGGAGATCGCTTCTAATTCGAGCTTTCCAACCTCCACAACGCTCACCCCCGTTACGGCCGATGCCACCCAAATGGTGGTAGCTCTGCCCGCTTCGCTCAATGCCGGAGAGCTCTACTACCTGCGCGTTGGCTACGGCCAGGCGGTTTACAGCCCGGCGGCCTCGTTGGTGGTCAGTACAACGCTCACGATTGTTGCCAACCAGACGGTGGTTTGCCCCGGTGGGCAGGTACAGCTCGACGCAAGCGGCTGCCCGGCCCCCAATGTGGTAGTCTGGAGTACCGGACAAAGCGGGCCAAGCATCATTGTCAATCCCGCGACCACCACCACTATCTCGGCCTCATGCGTAAGTGCCACCAACGCCCGAATGGCCTCGCCTAATACAGCTAACGGATCTTTGCCAACCGGTAACCAAGGGGCAGCTGAGCAGGCGTTTCCCAAAAAGCCCACGGCATCACCAAACAATAGGCAGAGCCAACCTAAATAA
- a CDS encoding putative Ig domain-containing protein: protein MLKKFTLPLLVFICLSVTCNYVFSQDIPAQTALIPSPRKAFTPTPQSVRGYWNIDVVDDFTLPKSKHLTFSGAGRNLHVKDSWDKLFRRGFSAIERSRMTDDELGYSPLANAKYDRGSKFTQSSTWTSRLLPEQRSLILYQNYFTDLPFNLPWARNSDLAKDTYFLRPPGSINERESLGQAMSELSGGCVGFGDCPPSGQVSTFGKIFFDIENEGTSPGNEQEHANLYVYKMWMLRQRISPYTEIGGIGPVPHNSYGYSRSSDFANISSPDWLWRMPAKQIDATNTRGRGMPDAIVGKTFGELAHFQMPGTYFLSSDFDYAARHNGDEDRHWLASVLGEQEVNMKLSPKKRIAWQWLFNTQSSEPGQAARAEYPAPPAIAEGMAIFYWFTGAHGAILWDDWNILTPNAPVVPGRENLDNDRNYSVYEHYLHGLWRLFKHHGDLFNGQEIYLNEATECSYDNGKTWYRLNSNAQKRSGKPFARAIVNGSQILIAATQPYASASQETQMMVRYVQGNYRFYTTINLKGDEIFLGRATMPTGTSSFSPALTTMDPPAPKPLAATVSTYNCSTGAIVFGFTGGSTTSPVEYKALGITDWTTNANQVIEAGLRADPKTITIYIRQNGVEGAPYNFDMKAYCSGNPLPPANTAPVVAKALSPESGTVGVGYSLNLSTVFTDAETPTGLVLSVAGLPAGLQFSGGTISGTPSVSGVSTITVTATDPGNLSAQTTFALTINPASAPTPTPPPPITGGPLGATVVTYNCSTGAIMFGFTGGNGSTVEYAAIGITGWTTNPSHILDAGLRSDPKTISVMVRQGGVQGLSFSFDMKAYCSAPQPVTNTAPTVVNLVGPQSATVGTAYSLNIGSVFTDAQTPGNLTLSAAGLPAGLTLTGTAITGTPSASGVSTIMLKATDPGNLTTATSFQLTVSPVPSVTVVTNTAPTIANLVGAQTATVGTAYSLNVGNVFTDAQTPNSLTLSTLGLPTGLTLNGSLITGTPSTSGVSNVALIATDPGSLSTVTLFVLTVNPAPSVTVVTNTAPTVVNLIGAQTGTVGTAYSLNIGSVFTDAQTPGSLTLSAMGLPAGLTLTGTAITGTPSATGVSTITLKATDPGNLTAATSFQLTVRLGNTPPVVVNPVGPQSGTTGVSYSLNVSAIFTDAETPTQLLMSISGLPAGLQLSGSNLVGTPTVAGSSTMIITVTDPGGLSTTFRIPITIVQGNTRPVIANLVSPQTATQGVSYTLNVGSVFTDMETPNSLTLSAVGLPAGLTLTGTTITGTPSVTGQSSVALVATDPGSLTTATIFLLTVNAPVSTTGCGSPANTIGQTLRIMGVTDVNCQTGTFRISTRGGNGTTIFYDNNVGLKNTDPTNCLRILDNPDMVKAINNPNSDIGAFQLKVRQGNVTSNTFTFNFKQYCTGAGATSRMAYESPGDLTVLVLGNPTPDEWARLEIQSVGNEPLSLQVLNVQGQVLSIRHVEPSGDTIRQQVWLGKTPGVFVVQVSTPTRSQSVKVVKQ, encoded by the coding sequence ATGCTTAAAAAATTTACCCTTCCGTTATTAGTGTTTATTTGCTTATCGGTTACATGCAACTACGTCTTCTCGCAAGACATTCCGGCACAAACGGCCTTGATTCCGTCGCCCCGAAAAGCGTTTACGCCGACCCCGCAATCGGTACGGGGGTATTGGAATATCGACGTAGTCGATGACTTTACGCTGCCCAAGAGTAAACACCTTACCTTTAGTGGGGCCGGGCGCAACCTGCACGTTAAAGACAGTTGGGACAAACTGTTCCGAAGGGGGTTTTCGGCTATTGAGCGATCGCGGATGACCGACGACGAGCTCGGCTACTCGCCTTTAGCCAACGCCAAGTACGACCGGGGGTCAAAATTCACACAGTCGAGTACCTGGACCAGCCGGCTACTACCCGAGCAACGTTCGCTCATTCTGTACCAGAACTATTTTACTGACTTACCCTTTAACCTACCCTGGGCCCGCAACAGCGACCTGGCCAAGGACACGTATTTTCTGCGGCCACCCGGCTCGATCAACGAGCGCGAGAGTCTGGGGCAGGCCATGTCTGAGCTGAGCGGGGGTTGTGTTGGCTTCGGTGACTGCCCACCTTCGGGGCAGGTAAGTACGTTCGGCAAGATTTTCTTCGACATTGAAAACGAAGGCACCAGCCCTGGCAACGAGCAGGAGCACGCTAATCTGTACGTGTACAAGATGTGGATGCTTCGGCAGCGTATCAGCCCGTACACCGAAATCGGTGGGATTGGCCCGGTGCCGCACAACAGTTATGGCTACTCGCGTTCGTCGGACTTTGCCAATATTAGCTCGCCCGACTGGCTTTGGCGTATGCCCGCCAAACAGATTGACGCCACTAATACCCGAGGCCGGGGTATGCCCGATGCGATTGTGGGTAAAACCTTTGGCGAACTGGCTCATTTCCAGATGCCCGGCACGTACTTTTTGTCGTCGGACTTCGATTATGCGGCCCGGCACAACGGCGATGAAGACCGGCACTGGCTTGCCAGCGTATTGGGCGAGCAGGAAGTGAACATGAAGCTTTCGCCCAAAAAGCGAATTGCGTGGCAGTGGCTGTTCAACACCCAAAGTTCGGAACCGGGGCAGGCTGCCCGGGCTGAATACCCGGCTCCACCGGCCATTGCCGAAGGAATGGCTATTTTTTACTGGTTTACGGGCGCACACGGGGCTATTCTGTGGGACGACTGGAATATTCTGACGCCCAATGCCCCCGTGGTACCGGGCCGCGAAAACCTCGACAACGACCGCAACTATAGCGTGTACGAGCACTACCTCCACGGCCTGTGGCGGCTGTTTAAGCACCACGGTGACCTGTTCAACGGGCAGGAGATCTACCTCAACGAAGCCACCGAATGCTCGTACGATAACGGTAAGACCTGGTACCGGCTCAACTCAAATGCCCAGAAGCGGAGCGGGAAGCCGTTTGCCCGCGCCATTGTCAACGGAAGTCAGATTCTGATTGCGGCTACCCAACCGTACGCGTCGGCGAGTCAGGAAACCCAGATGATGGTGCGGTACGTGCAGGGTAACTACCGCTTTTATACAACGATTAACCTGAAGGGCGACGAAATTTTTCTGGGTCGGGCAACCATGCCTACCGGCACAAGCTCTTTCTCGCCAGCTCTGACCACCATGGACCCACCGGCTCCCAAGCCGTTGGCCGCTACCGTATCAACGTACAACTGCTCAACGGGGGCTATTGTATTCGGGTTTACAGGTGGCAGCACCACCTCGCCCGTCGAGTACAAAGCACTGGGTATCACCGACTGGACGACCAACGCCAACCAGGTCATTGAAGCCGGCCTGCGGGCTGACCCAAAAACGATCACAATCTATATTCGGCAAAATGGCGTAGAGGGAGCTCCGTATAATTTCGACATGAAAGCGTACTGCTCGGGTAACCCGCTGCCACCCGCCAATACCGCGCCGGTGGTAGCCAAAGCCCTATCTCCTGAGTCGGGAACGGTCGGAGTTGGGTACAGCCTGAACCTGAGTACGGTATTTACCGATGCCGAAACGCCAACCGGGCTGGTGCTGTCAGTGGCAGGTTTGCCCGCGGGCCTTCAGTTTTCGGGGGGTACCATTTCGGGAACGCCTTCGGTATCGGGGGTGAGTACCATTACCGTTACAGCTACCGATCCGGGGAACCTATCGGCACAGACAACCTTTGCACTAACCATTAACCCGGCCTCTGCCCCCACTCCCACCCCTCCGCCCCCAATAACCGGCGGGCCACTGGGAGCCACGGTGGTTACGTACAACTGTTCGACAGGGGCCATTATGTTCGGCTTTACCGGCGGTAATGGCTCAACGGTTGAGTACGCGGCTATCGGTATTACGGGCTGGACCACCAACCCCTCGCATATTCTGGATGCGGGCTTACGCTCCGACCCCAAAACTATTTCGGTTATGGTTCGGCAGGGCGGTGTGCAGGGGCTGTCGTTTTCGTTCGATATGAAAGCCTATTGCAGCGCCCCGCAGCCTGTAACCAACACAGCCCCTACGGTGGTGAACCTTGTTGGACCACAGTCGGCCACGGTTGGTACGGCGTACTCGCTGAATATTGGCTCAGTGTTTACCGATGCCCAGACGCCCGGCAACCTGACTTTGTCGGCAGCGGGACTACCTGCAGGCTTGACCCTCACGGGAACCGCCATCACCGGCACCCCCTCGGCATCGGGCGTGAGCACCATTATGCTCAAGGCCACCGATCCCGGTAACCTGACTACTGCGACCAGTTTTCAACTGACGGTAAGTCCGGTACCAAGTGTAACTGTGGTGACCAACACAGCTCCCACTATTGCGAACCTCGTTGGAGCACAAACAGCTACGGTTGGCACGGCCTACTCGCTCAACGTGGGCAACGTCTTCACCGACGCCCAAACGCCCAACAGCCTGACCTTGTCGACCCTGGGGCTCCCGACCGGCCTGACCCTAAACGGTAGCCTAATTACCGGTACGCCTTCCACTTCGGGGGTAAGCAATGTGGCTCTTATAGCTACCGACCCCGGCAGTCTCTCCACCGTTACTCTTTTTGTGCTGACGGTGAACCCGGCTCCGAGCGTGACGGTAGTGACCAACACGGCCCCTACCGTGGTGAACCTCATCGGCGCACAAACGGGTACTGTCGGTACGGCGTACTCGCTGAATATTGGCTCGGTGTTTACCGATGCCCAGACGCCCGGTAGCCTGACCTTGTCGGCAATGGGCCTGCCTGCGGGCCTGACCCTGACGGGAACGGCCATCACCGGCACCCCCTCGGCGACAGGTGTGAGTACCATTACGCTCAAAGCCACCGACCCCGGTAACCTGACGGCCGCCACCAGTTTTCAGTTAACGGTACGTTTGGGGAATACGCCCCCGGTTGTTGTGAATCCCGTTGGCCCACAGTCGGGTACAACCGGTGTAAGCTACAGCCTGAATGTAAGCGCCATTTTTACGGATGCCGAAACCCCCACGCAACTGCTGATGTCGATTAGCGGACTGCCAGCGGGGCTGCAACTGTCGGGCTCTAATCTGGTTGGTACGCCAACCGTAGCCGGTAGCAGCACTATGATTATTACCGTGACCGATCCGGGAGGGCTCTCAACGACGTTCCGGATTCCGATTACGATTGTGCAGGGCAACACGCGCCCCGTTATTGCCAATCTCGTCAGTCCGCAAACGGCTACGCAGGGTGTAAGCTATACGCTCAATGTAGGGTCGGTGTTTACCGATATGGAAACCCCCAATAGCCTGACGCTATCGGCAGTGGGCCTTCCGGCCGGGTTAACCCTCACCGGTACCACGATCACCGGAACGCCTTCGGTCACTGGCCAGAGCAGTGTGGCCCTCGTAGCCACCGATCCCGGCAGCCTCACTACCGCTACCATTTTTCTCTTGACGGTGAATGCGCCCGTGAGTACCACCGGTTGCGGCAGCCCGGCCAACACCATTGGTCAAACACTGCGGATTATGGGCGTTACGGATGTGAATTGTCAGACGGGTACGTTCCGCATCAGTACACGCGGAGGTAACGGCACTACGATATTCTACGACAACAACGTGGGCCTGAAAAATACCGACCCAACTAACTGTTTGCGGATACTCGACAATCCGGATATGGTGAAGGCAATCAACAACCCGAACTCCGACATCGGAGCTTTCCAACTGAAAGTTCGGCAGGGCAACGTGACCAGCAACACGTTTACGTTCAACTTCAAGCAGTATTGCACCGGTGCTGGAGCTACCTCCCGCATGGCTTACGAAAGCCCCGGTGACCTAACCGTACTGGTCTTGGGGAACCCCACACCCGACGAATGGGCCCGGCTCGAAATTCAGTCGGTTGGCAACGAACCCCTTTCGCTACAGGTCTTGAACGTACAGGGGCAGGTACTCAGCATCCGGCACGTTGAGCCCTCAGGCGACACGATTCGGCAGCAGGTATGGCTGGGCAAAACACCCGGCGTATTTGTGGTGCAGGTTAGTACGCCCACACGCAGCCAAAGCGTAAAAGTGGTGAAGCAATAA
- a CDS encoding TonB-dependent receptor plug domain-containing protein — MRKFTISWLLFSLLSFTAFAQTTDLTVSVRELTRQQPLSGQVVYLANPSIGLSLSATSGPNGQVQFRALPLNGVYRVFANENDTYLESAAEGIVLRANARQSVTLLLPSRREVNLTEVQVRGRSTSRINTINAEVASQIDVRKVEELPVEGRDITRVLYRLPNVSQATGFFPEAPNVSINGANALFNNYLIDGMDNNERFLGGQKFAMPIGFVRNVNVLTNNYSVEFGNTGNGIINLTTRSGSNQATGEAFFLTRPGAVIDAQTEYPLRDLSGNQVRDGFQRYQGGFGVGGALVKNKTFYYLNAEHTTDIKDNLLTAPLLGVNETVRGTNRFTYVSGKLDQFWTDRFKSSLRFNVGQVAIGRQAGGLTGGLAFPSAANAQDRNSVLIASRNTYNTERFASETNVQYARFRWNYARPVDPSSPNVTVLDPTGQTVAVLGHPGYLFDSHESTVQFQQKFSFYRGNHTFRSGAELISSRHRLFGGGNPNGSYTVQLTAGQLSALRARNLGSNFGVNDVPADARVTGYSVELRPNSFGTTQNIVSLYAEDQIAATSRLNLTIGLRWDYDNLSKGGDTRGDFNNIAPRASFNYKLTGRSALRGGIGLFYDKILYAIYSDALQQNSASADFKRQLQYFKERGILPANTDIDRVTFDGNLGVGTSNNAGLPFRYLQGPAASTFADQRNLPTGERRILNPNGYHNPYTLQTTLGYQYQASDKLLLYADVVYNESYNLFRTRNLNAPAAWDYNLSAQQGIARATAVADLTRPLPILASGAGVSGATNIPGAARSVVVTETEGRSRYVALSLNMQKERMDDSYSYRLIYTLSSLKNDTEDINFRAMDANNFAAEWGPSINDRTHIINGIFNYYIGRNFVATAAALVQSGQPINRIPNGAMYRIVGANGQPLLGANGQPLTTNDLNGDGGAFGDAYVGNSDRQPGETRNSDRLPWSKVVDLSLQYQIPLGRMLGNSEGTTRRVEIRADVFNVLNTNNLSGYSNNATQSNQIQVGPRGSGIVQRNAAPPRQFQFGVRYLF; from the coding sequence ATGCGAAAATTTACAATCAGTTGGCTGTTATTCAGCCTTTTATCGTTTACTGCCTTTGCGCAGACTACGGACCTTACCGTAAGTGTGCGCGAACTCACCCGCCAGCAACCCCTGTCGGGGCAGGTGGTGTATCTGGCCAATCCGTCTATTGGCCTCAGCTTGTCAGCAACGTCGGGTCCCAACGGACAAGTGCAGTTTCGGGCGTTGCCCCTCAACGGTGTGTACCGTGTTTTTGCGAACGAAAACGACACGTACCTCGAAAGTGCGGCCGAAGGTATTGTGCTCCGGGCCAACGCCCGGCAGTCGGTGACGCTGTTGCTGCCCTCCCGGCGCGAGGTAAACCTGACCGAGGTGCAGGTACGGGGGCGGAGTACGTCGCGTATCAACACCATCAACGCTGAAGTGGCGTCGCAGATCGACGTTCGGAAGGTAGAAGAACTGCCCGTTGAAGGTCGCGACATTACGCGGGTGCTGTACCGCCTGCCCAATGTGAGCCAGGCAACGGGTTTCTTCCCCGAGGCTCCCAACGTGAGCATCAACGGGGCCAATGCCTTGTTCAACAACTACCTCATTGATGGTATGGACAACAACGAGCGGTTTCTAGGTGGGCAAAAGTTTGCCATGCCGATTGGATTCGTGCGCAACGTAAACGTCCTGACCAACAATTACTCGGTTGAGTTTGGTAACACGGGCAACGGCATTATCAACCTCACCACCCGCTCGGGGAGCAATCAGGCTACGGGCGAAGCCTTTTTCCTGACCCGCCCCGGTGCCGTAATCGACGCCCAGACGGAGTACCCCCTCCGCGATTTGTCGGGTAATCAGGTGCGCGACGGTTTTCAGCGCTATCAGGGTGGTTTTGGCGTGGGTGGAGCCCTCGTCAAAAACAAAACCTTCTACTACCTCAACGCCGAACACACCACTGATATCAAGGATAACCTGCTGACGGCCCCCCTGTTGGGTGTGAATGAAACTGTTCGGGGTACCAACCGTTTCACCTACGTGTCGGGCAAGCTCGATCAGTTCTGGACCGACCGCTTCAAATCGTCGTTGCGTTTCAACGTGGGGCAGGTAGCTATTGGCCGTCAGGCAGGTGGGCTCACCGGTGGCTTGGCGTTCCCGTCGGCGGCCAACGCGCAGGATCGAAACTCGGTGCTGATTGCGTCGCGCAATACGTATAATACCGAGCGATTTGCGTCGGAAACCAACGTGCAGTACGCCCGCTTCCGCTGGAACTACGCCCGCCCTGTTGACCCCAGCAGCCCTAACGTAACTGTGCTCGACCCGACCGGCCAAACCGTTGCAGTACTCGGTCACCCCGGTTATCTCTTCGATTCGCACGAGAGCACCGTGCAATTCCAGCAGAAGTTCTCGTTCTACCGGGGTAACCATACGTTCCGGTCTGGCGCTGAGCTGATCAGCAGCCGCCACCGGTTGTTTGGTGGGGGTAACCCCAACGGTAGCTATACCGTGCAGTTGACAGCGGGGCAATTATCGGCGCTACGGGCCCGGAATCTGGGCAGCAACTTCGGGGTGAACGACGTACCCGCCGATGCCCGTGTTACGGGATACTCGGTCGAGTTGCGCCCTAACTCGTTCGGTACAACCCAGAATATTGTGAGCCTGTACGCTGAAGATCAGATTGCGGCTACTTCGCGCCTGAACCTGACCATCGGCCTGCGCTGGGATTACGATAACCTGAGCAAAGGGGGCGACACACGGGGCGACTTCAATAACATTGCCCCCCGCGCGAGCTTCAACTACAAACTAACGGGCCGCTCGGCCCTGCGCGGTGGTATCGGGTTGTTCTATGACAAGATTTTGTACGCGATTTATTCCGATGCTCTCCAGCAAAACAGCGCGAGTGCCGACTTCAAACGGCAGTTGCAGTATTTCAAGGAGCGGGGCATTCTGCCTGCCAATACCGACATCGACCGGGTTACATTTGATGGAAACCTCGGCGTAGGTACGAGCAACAATGCGGGTTTACCATTCCGCTACTTGCAGGGCCCGGCCGCCAGCACCTTTGCCGATCAGCGTAACCTGCCCACGGGCGAGCGCCGGATTCTGAACCCCAACGGCTACCACAATCCCTACACACTGCAAACCACACTTGGCTACCAATACCAGGCGAGCGACAAGCTGTTGTTGTATGCCGATGTGGTGTATAATGAGTCGTATAACCTTTTCCGTACGCGTAACCTCAACGCCCCGGCGGCCTGGGATTACAACCTGAGCGCGCAGCAGGGCATTGCCCGCGCCACGGCCGTTGCCGACCTGACCCGTCCGTTGCCCATTCTGGCGTCGGGTGCCGGGGTAAGTGGTGCCACGAATATTCCTGGTGCCGCCCGGAGTGTGGTTGTGACCGAGACTGAAGGCCGCTCGCGCTATGTAGCCCTGAGCCTGAATATGCAGAAGGAGCGGATGGATGACTCGTACAGCTACCGCTTGATCTACACCCTGTCGTCGTTGAAAAATGACACTGAGGATATCAACTTCCGGGCGATGGATGCGAATAATTTCGCGGCCGAATGGGGACCGAGTATCAACGACCGGACTCACATCATCAACGGTATATTCAACTACTACATCGGTCGCAATTTTGTGGCTACAGCGGCTGCACTGGTGCAGAGCGGGCAGCCCATCAACCGGATTCCGAACGGCGCCATGTACCGGATTGTGGGTGCCAACGGACAGCCTTTGCTGGGTGCCAATGGCCAACCCCTGACCACAAACGACCTGAACGGCGACGGCGGGGCTTTTGGCGATGCGTACGTGGGTAACTCCGACCGTCAGCCGGGCGAAACCCGCAACTCCGACCGCTTACCCTGGTCGAAGGTGGTGGACCTGAGCTTACAGTATCAGATTCCGCTGGGTCGGATGTTGGGCAACAGCGAAGGTACTACCCGCCGGGTTGAGATTCGGGCTGATGTGTTCAATGTACTCAATACCAACAATTTGAGTGGCTATTCGAACAACGCAACCCAAAGTAACCAGATTCAGGTAGGCCCACGGGGTAGCGGTATTGTGCAGCGGAATGCCGCTCCGCCCCGCCAGTTCCAGTTTGGTGTTCGGTACTTGTTTTAA